Below is a genomic region from Kineococcus mangrovi.
GCCGAGCCCAGCAGCAGCCCCACGACCAGGGCGACGAGCCGGCGGACGACGGCCGGCACGCCCGGGGTCAGCCGGACGCTGCGGCGCGGGGAGCGCCGCAGGCGCACCTCGTCCACGACCGCGACCACGACGCTCAGCGCGAGCCACAGCGCCACCCCGACCCCGACGACGGCGCAGACGGCGACGACGACCTCGGCGGGGTCCTGGGTCCCGAGGGACGATGGGTGCACGGTGGGGCTCCTGGAGACTTCGGGCAGCGGTTGGGTGCCGTTTGATGTCGTTTAGTGCCCCCTGTCTATCGAGCTGCTGTGCGCGGGACCAGCGAACGACCCCGGGTGCGCCCGATCGGAGGGCACCGGCTGACGGAGCGTCAGGCGAGGTCACGGGACGGCGGACGCGCGGGGGCCACCGGCACGTCCGGGGCGTGGGAGCGTGGGTTCGTGCGCTGGGACGACCTCTTCGACGACCTCGCGGGCCAGGCCGAGCACGAGCAGCGTCAGGACCTGGCGGCGGAGGTGGCCGACCGGACGCGGCGCGAGCAGGCGACGGTGGCGCTGGCCGACCGGGTGCGCGCGGCCGGTGGTCCGCTGACGTGGTCGCTGCGCGACGGGTCGACCCTCGTGGGGCGGGTGCTCGGCGCGGGGCCGGGGTGGTTCCTGCTGGCCGCCGACCGGGGTGAGCAGGTGCTGCTGGCGGCCGACGCCGTCGACGGGGTGCGGGGCGTGCCGGGCTGGAGCGCGCCGCCGCTGAGCGCGGTCGCGGCGCGGCGGACGTTCCTCATGGCGCTGCGCGCCCTCGGTGACGCCGGCGAGAGGGTGCGGGTGCGCACGGTGACGGGTACGCACACCGGTCGCCTCGGGCGGGTCGGGGCGGACCACCTCGACCTCGTCCCGGCGCCGGGTGCGGGGCCGGGCGCGGAGGTGCTGTCCGTGCCGTTCGGCGCGGTGCTGGCGGTGCAGGAAGCCCCGTGAGGAGGGCCCCGTGAGGATCCCCCGGGAGGGTCAGGCGGTGTGGTCCTCGCCACCGGCGAGCACGATCTCGCGCGTCTGGGCGTACATGCGCTGGATGTAGTCCTCCAGCTCGCTGTCCTCGACGCGCCACTGGCCGCGCCCACCCACCTTGATGGCGCGCAGCTCACCCGTCCGGACCAGGGCGTAGGCCTGGGCCGAGGAGATCGCGAGCGTCTCGGCGACGTCCGCGAGCGGGAGGAATCGAGCAGGCACGCTGGCTCTCCTGAGCACTCGGGGGCACTGCCGGGCGCGGGGCCCGGCGGTGCCCGCATCCTGCCACGACGTCACCCGGGTGCCGCTGACCCGATCGGGTGGCCTGTGGACAACCGCGGGGTGCTGCCGGCCGGTGACCTCACCATGGCTGTCGACCAGAGCGGGACCGAGGAACGGGTGGACGGGTGCGGACAGCGGTGCGGCCGGTGCGGGGACGGGACGTCGTGCGGGTGACGGGCCCGACGGGAACGACGGAGCGACGGGTGAGCGCCCCGTCGTGGCGCGACCCGCGGCTGCTCGTGGGTCTGCTCCTCGTCACGGGGAGCGTGGTCGCGGGCAGCGTCGTCG
It encodes:
- a CDS encoding helix-turn-helix transcriptional regulator, which translates into the protein MPARFLPLADVAETLAISSAQAYALVRTGELRAIKVGGRGQWRVEDSELEDYIQRMYAQTREIVLAGGEDHTA